A single Anabas testudineus chromosome 10, fAnaTes1.2, whole genome shotgun sequence DNA region contains:
- the nkap gene encoding NF-kappa-B-activating protein has protein sequence MPLSDRSSSDGGGETRSPRARRPRSRSRSRHRSDSRERSLSPDSFGPKLPKPRNREREREERERRFREARNIRRIRIGSPRRGRSCSRSRSRSRSRSRSRSRERLNNNSTNGGHSHNHWSEQRDGPGKHGSSKDEYYYEQQRDDAQRQRQEAFIARRLQERERIGELGCPEVWGYSPRVKEPDSDEFTPVEEEEKNSSSEISSEEEKKKKKKKKKKSKKRKNKKHSEDSELESDSDEEEIKKKKKKKKSKKSKKSKKKKAKKSRKESSSSSSEESEEEEEEDPSGVTWVEKSCMDEHVVGPEAPLTHMSQDDRPLDFGHALLPGEGAAMAEYVKAGKRIPRRGEIGLTSDEIADFEKSGYVMSGSRHRRMEAVRLRKENQIYSADEKRALASFNQEERRKRESKILSSFREMVYRKTKGKEEK, from the exons ATGCCTCTGTCGGATCGATCGAGCTCAGACGGCGGCGGAGAGACTCGGAGTCCTCGGGCCCGGAGACCTCGTTCTCGCTCCCGCAGCCGCCACCGCAGCGACAGCCGCGAGCGGAGCCTGTCTCCGGATAGTTTTGGTCCCAAACTCCCGAAGCCGCGTAACAGGGAGCGGGAACGGGAGGAACGAGAGCGTCGATTCCGGGAGGCGAGAAACATCAGACGGATCCGCATCGGAAGCCCCCGCCGCGGTCGGTCCTGCTCTAGGTCTCGGTCCCGATCGCGATCCCGGTCCCGATCCCGGTCTAGGGAACGtctgaacaacaacagcaccaacGGCGGACACAGTCACAACCACTGGTCCGAGCAGCGGGACGGTCCAGGGAAACACGGCAGCTCCAAAGATGAATATTACTACGAGCAGCAGAGGGACGACGCTCAGAGGCAGAGACAAGAGGCTTTTATCGCCAG GCGTctgcaagagagagaaaggatcGGTGAGTTAGGGTGCCCTGAAGTTTGGGGATATTCACCAAGAGTGAAAGAACCGGA CTCTGATGAATTCACACCAgttgaagaagaggagaaaaacagcagctcagaaaTTAGCTCAGAAG aggaaaagaagaagaaaaagaagaagaagaagaaatccaagaagagaaagaacaaaaagcacTCAGAGGACAGTGAGCTGGAGTCAGACTCAGATg aagaagaaataaagaagaagaaaaagaagaagaagagcaaaaA GTCCAAGAAgtccaagaagaagaaggcgaAGAAGAGCCGCAAGGagtccagcagctccagcagcgaGGAGtccgaggaggaggaagaggaggatccCAGCGGGGTGACCTGGGTGGAGAAAAGCTGCATGGACGAGCACGTGGTCGGTCCTGAAgctccactcacacacatgtcACAGGACGACAGGCCTTTaga TTTTGGTCATGCCCTGTTGCCAGGTGAAGGTGCTGCCATGGCAGAGTATGTGAAAGCAGGCAAACGTATCccaagaagaggagagattggtCTCACCAGTGACGAGATTGCAGACTTTGAGAAATCTGGCTACGTGATGAGCGGCAGCAG ACATCGTCGTATGGAGGCTGTGCGTCTGAGAAAGGAAAACCAGATCTACAGCGCAGATGAGAAGAGAGCTCTGGCCTCTTTCAaccaggaggagaggaggaagagagagagcaagatcCTGTCGAGCTTCAGAGAAATGGTGTACAGGAAAACCaaggggaaggaggagaagtGA